Below is a genomic region from Eremothecium sinecaudum strain ATCC 58844 chromosome V, complete sequence.
AGACATCAGCGATCGTTAATTCTAAAAGTCGGGAACTAATTATGCTTATAGAGGAGACTGAAGAGAAGCTGAGGTACTTCAGTGAGGTTTTTGACGTTGGTGAACAAACTGCGCGTAGGATTAAGAATAACTTAGAGGATATTACCCGGAAAGTTGACAAGATTAAGCCCTTTCTTGGGCGAGACTTCCCTATTGAATATAACCAATCAATGGAGAAGATATTCGACCGCACTCTCTAATAAAATGCCTTGCTAGTATTTGAGTATATACGTCCTATACCTGTCTAACTGCGTTGTCCCTTAGCCGACTTTCCAAACTTCTAGACCAATTATGTGGAATTTCTTGCCTTCTCGACTTAACGTATCATTCCCAAACGTTAGACTGGGCTCAGTTGAGCCATGTACAAGGCCTTCGTCGCACCATAGGCCGTAATGGCCGTTCCCAGCGCCCATTGATAAAAACATGTTGGTAGAATATATGCAAAATTCATTAATACCCGTATATGTGTAACCCCTAAATTGCAATCTATGCGATGTAAGCTCGTCATTATGGTCATGAATATGAGCCGGCCTCCCGAGGACGACGTTAGGAACCTTATCTACCTTCCATAAGAAACATTCCCCATTCCCGTAATAGCGTCTCCCTTCGGTCTGGTGAAAGGGTTCATTAGCATATGCCCCGAAAACACCACCTTTCCTATCTCTAATAACTAGTAGGTAACCCACTCTACTATTTCCTTGATCCGAAAACCTTACACGTTCATATAGAGAATGCAGAGAAGCGCCATGTTGTTCTAAGCTGTATAGTAAATGCCAGTCGGTGTACAGTTGGATCCTCCTAGGTAGTAATGTCCGAACTTCCTCGCAGAGTTCACTGTTTAGTAAGCGATCACGAGTTGAACTTTTAAAACCTATCAGTTTTATTGGCGGCAGCGGGGAGTTATCTTCGAAGGGATATTCTTTAAGAGCTAGTTCGTTTACTTCTTTCTTTGGCATTGTTGGTCTTGTATTGTATGATAGGGATCGGTGTAACTTTTTGAAAGTAGTTCTCCAGCCATCTGTACTCATTGTGAAATCTTATCGGTACGATTATAGTTATGTCTCTACTCCTATTTCATTACTTCAAAGCTTATATGCCTTCTTAAGGTCCGTTAGTTTTATTGCAGATCAACTATTATTAAAAACTATTTCAATACTATTAATACTTCGTACATTTGAAACATTATGATTTGTGAGTAGTCTATTTTtaagatatatatatacaataCAGAACACCTGAGGGGATTATAGTCCACTAGTTAAGCATTAAGAATCCATTAACCAATAAGAGCTATTTTCCGCTAAACGAACATATTTATTTTGATAGAACTGGCTAATGCTCATACAGTCCTTCTTTTTGTAAAGTATTAGCACAGTCAAGCATTATTTTTGCTTGCTGAGCAATGTCCCGCAAGTGGGAGACAACTTTCTTGTTACCACTGTAAAAGCCGTAAATGGTGTATTTAATACCAACCTTCTTGCATAATTCTATGACATGAGGCTGGGCTTCTCTCAGGTTATGCCTTGGCAACCTTGGGAATAAGTGATGCACAATTTGAAATTGAAGGCCTCCGTGGAAAAAGTCAAGCCAAGGAGGACAGTGCACATCCATAGAAGATCTTACTTGCCTCAAAGGGAACGACTCTTTAGGAGAGACAGTAGCAGAAGACATAGCGAAATGCGATAAGAGGATCTGGACATGTAGAATTACGGTAACACAATGGGAAACCAAAACGTACTGCACTCTCTCCCAGAAAGTGTTGAGTCCGCAGATAAGAATGAGGTAGACGAACCAATagttgaagaagagcaTACCAGCAATTTCGAGATAGCGGAACCACGCTGCGGAACCATTGCAAGGGCCCAAAAACGACAGCAGATGGGTCCAGCTTAGAACGTAAAGGTTAAACCTACCGAATGCCAATATAGGATAGTAGTAATAATGCTGTAGAGGCACTAATTTCTTCGCCAGTATATCGAATGTGACGTATCTTTCGTAGTACGTCGAGTAAAGGTTCTTGAAAAACCGCACGCTGCTTGCAAAAAATGGCAGCTGCTGGATATCTGGATCATGTTCGGGATCGTTTGTGACCAAGTGGTGGACGTTATGACTGCGCTTCCACCATCCCAATGATAATCCTCCAATGAATGAAGCGATTATTATACCTATAACACTGTCCACCTGGTAGTGGTGAGTAATGGAGATGTGCCCCGCATCGTGCGCAATAAATACTGCTTGTTGCCAAGCACATCCCAAAAGAAATGCAGATAATAACTGCATATTCTTGTGATACAAAGTGTAGTAGACAAGGAATAACAGCGTACCTATTCTCGCAGCTTCCTTCAGGTACTTGTAGTAACGACAGTTGAATAAACCCGCTTCCAGTAGTAGCTTACGGGTCTTCTCGTACTCTTCAAGAATATAAGCTTGAGTGTCTGGATCGAAGCTAGGCAACTCTGCCTCTTCATCCTCGATAAGCTTGGCATCAAACCTTTCAGAAGGCAGCATAGGATCAGCGATCACTGTATCGTAAAGCGTCGCCTGTGAGTTAAGCGTTGAATCACAAGACTGCGAAGATGACGAGGAGTAAAGTGTAGCCTCACTTTCCTCATCATCCTCATCGATATCTAGCTTGGTGTTTTTAGAATCCTGAGTTTTACCGGCTTGAATAGGCGGAAGTAGGTTTTCCCAACGGTAGTCAATCCTGCCTATACGCCACTTAGCAAAAGTATCTATGGTGTCATCGCCATGTAAAATATTCATCTCCGTAGTAGCATCTTTCCCTACCAAATGGTATATCACCTTATCTCCACCAGGATGATATTTAATCCATTTATCTAACCTAAGCACTAGAGAATTGTATATAACAAGGACTTCACCTTTTGAGATCCTATCTTTGATCTCAGTTCTCGTTAAGACCGAATCCCTTGACATCACAATAAATGGCCTGGGATCACCAGTACTACATGAATATTTAGTCTGATTCGATAGCTCATCGCCAGGCCCTATATATGTATTGCTTTAACTATTACCTGgctttcttttttcttACTTTTCGCGTACACCGATAAACTTCACATTCACAAAACGGGGCGTTGTAACAGGCTTGGTTTCCGCTGCACAGGCTTTGTTTCCTGATGCCCTTAACGTCTAAAAATTGCTATATATAACCCCACCAAGTCGTCATACTTAGCCCCGCAAACATATCAATCTCTTATCTCTAAACGTGTGCCCTATATTATTTTACAGAATGTTAACTACAAtaaattttttaaataGGATTTTTCATATGTACAATATTCTATTATTCAAAAGTGATCTTTTTAGGCTTCTTGCTTAAGTCAACCGACTTATAGAAAGCACCGTATGCACTATgttccttcttctttgtATGAGTTCCgaatttttttaattccTCTGGAACAAGCTGGTTTGCTCCGTTCAAGACGTTTACAAGGGCTCCGGCTAAATGCTTTTCTTGATCAGTAAATAATGTATGCGCAATACCAGTGGCACCAGCTCTACCTGTACGACCAATTCTGTGAACATAGTCTTCTACAGTTAGAGGGAACGTTAAGTTGATGACCGCCTTGACGTTGGGGATGTCTAGACCTCGAGCAGCAACGTCAGTTGCAAGAAGAATTTTTGATTTCCCGGTCTTAAAGTCGTTTAGCGCTTGAGTTCTTTGCTGTTGAGATAAATCACCGTGGATTGCAGCAACGTGGTAACCATTGTACTTGAGGTTCCTTTCAACTCTTGTTGCTTCTTTCTTGTACAAGGCAAATATCAAGACTTTGTCGTCTTTTTTAGAACCAGACTGATACTTTTTTAAGAGCTCTAGGAGCCTCCTATCCTTTTTGAATTGGTCTATAACTTCGACGACTTGGGTGATTTTTTTGTTTGCGGTTAACTCCTCTCTATTACCGATAGAGATTTTGACCGGGTCTTTCATAAACGTTGCAGCCAGCTCACGGACTTCTTCTGGCCAAGTAGCGGTGAACATCAATGTCTGCCTGTTGCTAGAACGTGTGTGACTTACAATCTTTTTGATATCCTCTTCAAAACCCTTTTCTAACATTCTATCCGCCTCATCGAGGACCAAGTACTCCACTGCGGACAAGTCGATGGCGCCTTCTTCTAGAAGATCCAATAACCTGCCCGGAGTAGCGACGACAATTTGGGATCTCTTAACCTGCGCTCTTTGTTCATCTTTAGGTACACCACCATAAATACAACAACATTGCAAAGAGACCGTGTCAGTAAGCTTAACTAAGTTATCATAAATTTGAGATGCCAACTCTCTTGTTGGTGAAATAACCAAGCATCGAACGTTATTATCTTTGCGTCCGGATGTAAGAATGTTGTTTACAGCAGGCACTCCAAACGCAAAAGTCTTCCCTGATCCGGTTTCGGCAACACCAATGACATTCTTTCCAGACAGTAAATATGGCCAGGATATAGCCTGTATAGGAGTTGGTTTTGAAAACTTAGAGATTTCCTCCTGAATCTTATGATGCAACCTAACGTTTGAAAACGACAATAGCGGTCTTAAACCCAACGATTCGGGGTCATCGACGGTAGCTTCGTTATCCTTGAAGAACTGATCTATTTCAGACTGAGGAACATTACTTAGTTCTTCAGTCTCGATGTATGTCGAGTTAGACTGAGCTTTGGAGGCCTTTTTTGGCTGGTGCTTCACTTGATCCTCAGTCTTTTCTACCTTCTCTTCCTTGTCTTTCCTCTCTTTCTTCGATGAGCTCTCCTTCTTTTCAACCTTCTCCTTCTTATCCTTCTTATCcttcttgtccttcttgtccttcttgtccttcttctctttcttgtccttcttctctttcttATCCTTCTTCTCTTTTTTGTCCTTCTTCACCTTGACCGGCTTATCCTCCTTCCTCTTTTTAGCATCTACAACCTCATCATCTTGTATCTTTCTTTTCTTATCCTTAATCTCGTCCTTCGCCATAGCTGCTTCTAGTAGATATCAATCGTTATAATAGTTTGACGTTTATTGGTCTAGTCATCTCATCGCATCTTtataaaaattttcaatatgcgtattttcttttttagTAAATGATGAGCTTCAAGAACCGCCCATCTACTAAGAAATAAAACTTTCACCTAAAAACTTATTAATATAATGCTATGTAGATTTTACCTTATACTGCAATTTTCCGTCGCTATCTGGTGACTCGGTACTAGCAGTAAGAGTGACGCCGGTAAGTTCTTCGTCGTCAACAAGGTAGAAGCTGTAACGACCCTTAAAACACCAGTATAGTAATGAATAAACCAAATACCCGACAATCACAACTGATACATAATTCATATTGTTTGCTGTGACGGGCATCATTGGCGGTAAGCTGAAAAAAACCAGGGCAAACAATGTCCATGCTAATACAACTATATTACAGAACGCGCCGAATTTTCCGAGCCAGAAAGGACCATGCTTTATCTGTCTCTTCTTAATTAGGAGACAAATAATAGGTACAGCATAGGACAAAAGTAAAAATGCGATGCACCCTGTGATCAGGGAGTTGAATGCAGTAATTGATGCCAAATATAAGACACCCAAAAGTGATATAACAGCACATGAAATGAGGTGGGCATTAAGAGGTACACTAAGTCCAGGATTAACTTGTGCCCATATTCTTGAGTAAGGAAGACCATTGTCTCTAGCAAAGGACCAGCAAAGCCTAGCTTGCCAGGTGTGGCATGCTATTATACATCCAAACGAAGTTAGCAACACCAAGAAACCCAGTATTAAGGCACCGACCTTCGACTGCAAAATCTGGCTGTATATATCTAGGATAGGGGACCCTGTATTTGAGTTGAAAATAGCGTCCAAATCCTTCATAGAGAAGAAAATTGCTATAACATAGCAGAAGGAAGTTACAAATCCAATAGCAATCGTCCCCATGATTGCCATAGGAATGACTCGTTCCGGTTTTTTGACTTCAAAGGCCATGTGAGTTGCACAATCAAGACACGAAAAAGACCAGGCAGGGTTTATCAACCCCACAATAAACGCAAGCACGCTGCTATTCCAACCAGTCTCGTTTCTGAAAGTATAAAACACAAAATTCGGATCATTATAGCTTCCATGAGAACACGCTAACACAGTAATCAATATCGTGACAAAAGATATCAACGATACATACAACGCACTAGATGAGATTATAGGAAGCGTTCTACCATGACAATTGAAAAGAGTTAATAGAGCATGTAAAATCTCGAAGCAGACAAAGACATGCCAACTCTTAATCTTATATTCAGGGTGAAACATTGCATACATTCCCACAATTTGAGTAGCAGACGATAAAGTAGTTGAAGCACTTGTAAAAATAGAACCCGCCCATGCAAGAGATCCACACATATACGCAGCTAATCGTTTATACTTGGGAGAAGCCAACTTCAATGACCACCAAAATTGCCCTCCAGCGTGTGGGTAGGCTGATGACAATTCTCCCAAAGAGACACCGACGCACACTGAAATTAAGGCAATAATTATAATACCATAAACGATCATCATTGGCCCACCAGAGTTGATTCCTGTTATCATAGCTACGGAAATCCCAAACCAAGAATTAGTCAAGCCAAACCCAATACCAAGCACCGACCAGAAAGAGAATGACTTCCGTAATTGATAATTATCGCCATCGTTAGAAATGCAACAGTTCTTTTCTACTTCCTGATATTTCGGCTCCTCGTCTTCAACATTTGAAAAAGACTCTTTCGACATTATCTTGTGGAACCTATagttgttgttgttgctgctgttgctgttgtCTAATCAATAATGCACCTGTATCCTCAATAAATTAAACTGGGGCTGGATCACAGTCTCGGACCGGAgaaaaaaataaaatataaaaagGAACTTAAGAGTAGCTAAAGATCCAGTTTTCTTCGGAGGCTGTACTATAACGAAGGAAACAATCTCCAATCTGCTATATGAACTCCTCTTTAATACTTATAATTAAGCAATCAGTAGTAGCCCACTGTTTAATAACACCACCCGGCGATTACCTATCATGTAAAGTTTTCCCTTTATATGGTTATTCTTGTTATTTCTAGCTCATCTTTTTTACGAGCAGATGGAACAGCTTTCACATGGACTAGATGTTGCCCAATTTAAAAAAGTGTTGTAAAATTGGCTAGACCGCTGGCTTGGCCATACGGCTTGGCCATTGTGTTATATACTAGCTTAGATATGCTTGTAGAAACTATACGAGAGTGAATGATGAGGTTATTGCCATTGTAGAGATTAATTTAGCATTGTTTGTGTGACTCCGTTTCTAGCTCACGTGTCATCACACTTTCCTGGAGCAACGGCATTGCAACAACCACCTTGCAGCAACTGTTCAACAGTTGTTTTCAAACAGTTCCGGGCCGGTTTAGGATTGCAGTACGTGTTTACTCGTTGATAATAGCtaaaaataatatacaAAGAAAGTAATAATGGAAACCAAAAAATAGTTACAGCGTGTAGTAGAATAGAAGTTCGTTACATAAATTTTCCCTAGGCTTCAAGTCTCAAGTCCCCACACTGAACTTCAAAAACCAGTATAAAGTAGAAAAAAACAAATCAATTATAAAAGACAAAATTTCTTTTGCGGGATGGATTAGTTCAGTTCATAGCCTTAACCAATTGGTTAATGAATTCTTCACGGTTACCGAAAGCACCACCTTGAATAAAGTGCTTGAACTTTCTTGGGACACCCCAACCACCAGATGGGTTGGACAACTTGAATGGCCATAGGAAGTTGTTAGCTTGCTTGAAGTTTGGACCAACAGTAATGATTTCGTGGATCAAGTCATCAATGGAAATCAAACCGTACTTACCCAAGTTAGCTTCAATGATAGCGTTTTCGGACAAAGGAATTCTTTGCTTGTTGATCTTACCGTAACCTCTCTTGTAGATCAATTGTCTGACAGTAGAGTAGGATGGGTAACCGTAAGCGACGTATGGCTCAACCAACTTGATCAACTCGGAAGTAGCCTTGGTGACCTTGACGAAAACACCAGAGTTAATTTGAGTCAATCTCAACAATTGCAAAACCTTTCTTGGCTTTGGTGGGATCTTGCTGATACCCTTGATTCTTACGATGAAGACCAACTTTGGTTGAGCTTCAACGTAGTAAGAACCGGAAGCCTTAGCTTCTCTCTTGGCGTCGATAACAGCTCTTTGAGCGGTTTCGTATTCCTTTTGATAAGCAGCGTTTCTTTCCAAGATAGCAGCTCTCTTTTCCTTGTTGGACTACAAATAATGGATGTTAGTAATTGTGCCTGGTACTGAGTGGAGCACTTCGGAGAAAATTACAGTCCATAATGCGTCAGAAAACTTCGTTTGGCACGTCAGGCGAAAGATGGTGATAAGTTGTGACAACATCGCCTAAAGCTAGTCAACATTGAATTGGGATTCAAAGAATTTTCATCATAGTACCGAACACAGTTTTCTGGACGCAAAATGCCTCTCTCTGAGGTGCACTCACCTACAAACAGGGGAATAATTAACATACAGCCTTACGAGCAGCTCTTTCGGCAGCAACTTGCTCAGCGGTCTTTTGTTGAGCCTTGACCTTCTTGGTTTGAGACTCTGGGGCCACAACCTTGTTGTAAACGGAATTAATCTTCCTTCAAAAAGATGGTTAGTTTCATATACGAAAGGGGTGAGTAAAATATACAGTTACATCGAATTGAAAGCACCAATTTTCATTCGATGTCAGAGAGTTTTGCAGAGACTGGGAGAAGAAAGAGACTCTAACATGGTGTTTACAGTTCTCTTTCAGCTTTCCAATCTTTGTCCCACACTTAAGCGGGAAATCTCCTACGACCTTTTGAACCATAGTTCAAACAATTATTCCAATTGGGATTAACCCAATCCGATGTAACCCAGTGACATTATACTCCAGAAATCAATCAAGATCTTCACGGTTAAAGTCAAGATTTCGGTAATAACTAAACGTACTTAGCAGCAATCATCTCTTAATGGAACACTTCTCGGTTGTTGAACAGGATCTAAAATAAAGATAATAGTGTTAATGCGATGAGAATAGACGGTTTCAATGTAACTTTTATATGCTGTCAACACTTGGAAGTTTGGTGTATCTGGAAAAAAAACACCTGAAACTGGTGGGTGTGTGGGTGTTGAGATGTATGGGTGTTTGAACGTGGCAACAGTCCATTTAAATTTGGTAAGCTTTTCAGTGACGCAAGTATATTCGTTGCAGTACGTAAACGAGCACAAGAGTCTACAGTATGCCAGAAGCTTCAAGAAGTTACTAGTGCAATTTCAATTGTTCCCTTCAGTcccgaaagatggtgtTAATTTAGTAGACAACATCGCCATTGGCTAGTCACTTTTAATGTTAAAAACATTGTCATCACTGAGATACAATATGAAAAAGCTATTTCTAATAAACTCCCCACAATACCAGTAGTACACTCATGGAAATCATAAGTATGCTCATGGTATAATGAGAATGATAATGCTATTATCAACTTAGATATATTTAACATTACAGCTATGTTTTGAGACGTTGTGTAAGAGGAAGAAATGAAGAAAAATTACGAGAGAATTTATACAAACCAATGGGCAAATTATAGGAAAATGTGAATGGGTCGCGAAAATCAGTGCGCCAAGTGGAAGCCCTATAAAATACATTTCTATAACACTATAGAAGTTATGCTTACATATAATAAACTGTCATAACGTAAAGTAGCTAGG
It encodes:
- the OXR1 gene encoding Oxr1p (Syntenic homolog of Ashbya gossypii AFL078W; Syntenic homolog of Saccharomyces cerevisiae YPL196W (OXR1)) — translated: MSTDGWRTTFKKLHRSLSYNTRPTMPKKEVNELALKEYPFEDNSPLPPIKLIGFKSSTRDRLLNSELCEEVRTLLPRRIQLYTDWHLLYSLEQHGASLHSLYERVRFSDQGNSRVGYLLVIRDRKGGVFGAYANEPFHQTEGRRYYGNGECFLWKVDKVPNVVLGRPAHIHDHNDELTSHRLQFRGYTYTGINEFCIYSTNMFLSMGAGNGHYGLWCDEGLVHGSTEPSLTFGNDTLSREGKKFHIIGLEVWKVG
- a CDS encoding fatty acid desaturase (Syntenic homolog of Ashbya gossypii AFL079W; Syntenic homolog of Ashbya gossypii NOHBY604; No homolog in Saccharomyces cerevisiae; Syntenic homolog of Kluyveromyces lactis KLLA0E19569g), with translation MSRDSVLTRTEIKDRISKGEVLVIYNSLVLRLDKWIKYHPGGDKVIYHLVGKDATTEMNILHGDDTIDTFAKWRIGRIDYRWENLLPPIQAGKTQDSKNTKLDIDEDDEESEATLYSSSSSQSCDSTLNSQATLYDTVIADPMLPSERFDAKLIEDEEAELPSFDPDTQAYILEEYEKTRKLLLEAGLFNCRYYKYLKEAARIGTLLFLVYYTLYHKNMQLLSAFLLGCAWQQAVFIAHDAGHISITHHYQVDSVIGIIIASFIGGLSLGWWKRSHNVHHLVTNDPEHDPDIQQLPFFASSVRFFKNLYSTYYERYVTFDILAKKLVPLQHYYYYPILAFGRFNLYVLSWTHLLSFLGPCNGSAAWFRYLEIAGMLFFNYWFVYLILICGLNTFWERVQYVLVSHCVTVILHVQILLSHFAMSSATVSPKESFPLRQVRSSMDVHCPPWLDFFHGGLQFQIVHHLFPRLPRHNLREAQPHVIELCKKVGIKYTIYGFYSGNKKVVSHLRDIAQQAKIMLDCANTLQKEGLYEH
- the DBP3 gene encoding RNA-dependent ATPase DBP3 (Syntenic homolog of Ashbya gossypii AFL080W; Syntenic homolog of Saccharomyces cerevisiae YGL078C (DBP3)) — its product is MAKDEIKDKKRKIQDDEVVDAKKRKEDKPVKVKKDKKEKKDKKEKKDKKEKKDKKDKKDKKDKKDKKEKVEKKESSSKKERKDKEEKVEKTEDQVKHQPKKASKAQSNSTYIETEELSNVPQSEIDQFFKDNEATVDDPESLGLRPLLSFSNVRLHHKIQEEISKFSKPTPIQAISWPYLLSGKNVIGVAETGSGKTFAFGVPAVNNILTSGRKDNNVRCLVISPTRELASQIYDNLVKLTDTVSLQCCCIYGGVPKDEQRAQVKRSQIVVATPGRLLDLLEEGAIDLSAVEYLVLDEADRMLEKGFEEDIKKIVSHTRSSNRQTLMFTATWPEEVRELAATFMKDPVKISIGNREELTANKKITQVVEVIDQFKKDRRLLELLKKYQSGSKKDDKVLIFALYKKEATRVERNLKYNGYHVAAIHGDLSQQQRTQALNDFKTGKSKILLATDVAARGLDIPNVKAVINLTFPLTVEDYVHRIGRTGRAGATGIAHTLFTDQEKHLAGALVNVLNGANQLVPEELKKFGTHTKKKEHSAYGAFYKSVDLSKKPKKITFE
- the HNM1 gene encoding Hnm1p (Syntenic homolog of Ashbya gossypii AFL081W; Syntenic homolog of Saccharomyces cerevisiae YGL077C (HNM1)); this translates as MSKESFSNVEDEEPKYQEVEKNCCISNDGDNYQLRKSFSFWSVLGIGFGLTNSWFGISVAMITGINSGGPMMIVYGIIIIALISVCVGVSLGELSSAYPHAGGQFWWSLKLASPKYKRLAAYMCGSLAWAGSIFTSASTTLSSATQIVGMYAMFHPEYKIKSWHVFVCFEILHALLTLFNCHGRTLPIISSSALYVSLISFVTILITVLACSHGSYNDPNFVFYTFRNETGWNSSVLAFIVGLINPAWSFSCLDCATHMAFEVKKPERVIPMAIMGTIAIGFVTSFCYVIAIFFSMKDLDAIFNSNTGSPILDIYSQILQSKVGALILGFLVLLTSFGCIIACHTWQARLCWSFARDNGLPYSRIWAQVNPGLSVPLNAHLISCAVISLLGVLYLASITAFNSLITGCIAFLLLSYAVPIICLLIKKRQIKHGPFWLGKFGAFCNIVVLAWTLFALVFFSLPPMMPVTANNMNYVSVVIVGYLVYSLLYWCFKGRYSFYLVDDEELTGVTLTASTESPDSDGKLQYKVKST
- a CDS encoding 60S ribosomal protein uL30 (Syntenic homolog of Ashbya gossypii AFL082W; Syntenic homolog of Saccharomyces cerevisiae YGL076C (RPL7A) and YPL198W (RPL7B); 2-introns in Ashbya gossypii) — protein: MIAAKKINSVYNKVVAPESQTKKVKAQQKTAEQVAAERAARKASNKEKRAAILERNAAYQKEYETAQRAVIDAKREAKASGSYYVEAQPKLVFIVRIKGISKIPPKPRKVLQLLRLTQINSGVFVKVTKATSELIKLVEPYVAYGYPSYSTVRQLIYKRGYGKINKQRIPLSENAIIEANLGKYGLISIDDLIHEIITVGPNFKQANNFLWPFKLSNPSGGWGVPRKFKHFIQGGAFGNREEFINQLVKAMN